In Perognathus longimembris pacificus isolate PPM17 unplaced genomic scaffold, ASM2315922v1 HiC_scaffold_4210, whole genome shotgun sequence, a single genomic region encodes these proteins:
- the LOC125344741 gene encoding testis-specific Y-encoded protein 9-like, whose amino-acid sequence MASRQECGTPPPAEEPPLKELQALQLDLGPVNNQATKAHERLKQNLSKRQKTLLDSRSSNIRGIPGFWAQTFVNHPQLSAMISDQDEDMLSYMINLEVQELRHPKSSCKITFYFRNNPYFQNAVVVKEFVVDITGYRLCHSTPILWRQYYKIEADSHRNHNKSPNFFNWFTDHNFAGSNRITEIIRKDLWLNPLHYYKMMKAHEEGEENESPMNPDAYQDFL is encoded by the exons ATGGCGAGTAGACAGGAATGTGGGACTCCTCCACCTGCGGAAGAG CCACCACTGAAGGAATTGCAGGCTCTTCAGTTAGATCTGGGACCAGTGAATAACCAAGCCACCAAGGCTCATGAACGCCTAAAACAGAATCTGAGCAAGAGGCAAAAGACTCTCCTGGATTCCAGAAGCAGCAACATCCGGggcatccctggcttctgggccCAAACT TTTGTGAACCATCCCCAGCTGTCAGCAATGATCAGTGACCAAGATGAAGACATGCTTAGCTACATGATCAATTTGGAA GTACAAGAACTCAGGCATCCCAAGAGTTCCTGCAAAATCaccttttactttagaaataaccCATACTTCCAGAATGCAGTGGTTGTTAAGGAATTCGTCGTGGATATCACTG GATATAGGTTGTGCCATTCCACTCCCATTCTGTGGCGTCAGTATTATAAAATTGAAGCTGACAGTCACAGAAACCACAACAAGAGCCCAAACTTCTTCAACTGGTTTACAGACCACAATTTTGCAGGCTCAAACAGGATCACTGAG ATCATCAGaaaagacctgtggctcaatcCATTGCACTACTACAAGATGATG